CAGGATGGTCGCCCGGGCATTGACGGAGAGCATGTCCACCACGTCCGGCCCGGGGCATTCCCAGCCTTGGGGGTCGGTGAAGTGGGTGTCGAGGGCTTCGATCTCGAGGTGTTCGATCCTCACGCCGCCCAGTTCGCACCCGAGAAGGTCCAGGAAGAGCCGGCGGACCCGTCCGGTCTCGTCGGGTTCTTCGTCGAGGATCATCTCCATCGACTCGGGTTTCAGACCTTGAGCGAAAGCTCTGAAGAGAAGTGCACCCCTTGAGGTACCGTCTATCTTCCCATTGAACTGGTAGCCCGGTCCGGCTAAGGCCGGGCAGGCGAGGAGAAGCACGATGAGGAACATGGCTGAT
The Thermovirga sp. DNA segment above includes these coding regions:
- a CDS encoding LmeA family phospholipid-binding protein gives rise to the protein MRNLKPASAMFLIVLLLACPALAGPGYQFNGKIDGTSRGALLFRAFAQGLKPESMEMILDEEPDETGRVRRLFLDLLGCELGGVRIEHLEIEALDTHFTDPQGWECPGPDVVDMLSVNARATILESDVNRAISDAAFGDDDGNWHDLSLDFSKRGIYAKGYYTIRFLFTLDILIEIEGRFGIVGGKQVWLEDYTLKVNRVDLPEALTDRAVSQIQPIIDLEGFI